Proteins encoded within one genomic window of Pongo abelii isolate AG06213 chromosome 18, NHGRI_mPonAbe1-v2.0_pri, whole genome shotgun sequence:
- the ZFHX3 gene encoding zinc finger homeobox protein 3 isoform X3, whose amino-acid sequence MRLGGGQLVSEELMNLGESFIQTNDPSLKLFQCAVCNKFTTDNLDMLGLHMNVERSLSEDEWKAVMGDSYQCKLCRYNTQLKANFQLHCKTDKHVQKYQLVAHIKEGGKANEWRLKCVAIGNPVHLKCNACDYYTNSLEKLRLHTVNSRHEASLKLYKHLQQHESGVEGESCYYHCVLCNYSTKAKLNLIQHVRSMKHQRSESLRKLQRLQKGLPEEDEDLGQIFTIRRCPSTDPEEAIEDVEGPSETAADPEELAKDQEGGGEKDQGKWTASSSQAEKELTDSPATSKRISFPGSSESPLSSKRPKTAEEIKPEQMYQCPYCKYSNADVNRLRVHAMTQHSVQPMLRCPLCQDMLNNKIHLQLHLTHLHSVAPDCVEKLIMTVTTPEMVMPSSMFLPAAVPDRDGNSNLEEAGKQPETSEDLGKNILPSASTEQSGDLKPSPADPGSVREDSGFLCWKKGCNQVFKTSAALQTHFNEVHAKRPQLPVSDRHVYKYRCNQCSLAFKTIEKLQLHSQYHVIRAATMCCLCQRSFRTFQALKKHLETSHLELSEADIQQLYGGLLANGDLLAMGDPTLAEDHTIIVEEDKEEESDLEDKQSPTGSDSGSVQEDSGSEPKRALPFRKGPNFTMEKFLDPSRPYKCTVCKESFTQKNILLVHYNSVSHLHKLKRALQESATGQPEPTSSPDNKPFKCNTCNVAYSQSSTLEIHMRSVLHQTKARAAKLEAASGSSNGTGNSSSISLSSSTPSPVSTSGSNTFTTSNPSSAGIAPSSNLLSQVPTESVGMPPLGNPIGANIASPSEPKEANRKKLADMIASRQQQQQQQQQQQQQAQTLAQAQAQVQAHLQQELQQQAALIQSQLFNPTLLPHFPMTTETLLQLQQQQHLLFPFYIPSAEFQLNPEVSLPVTSGALTLTGTGPGLLEDLKAQVQVPQQSHQQILPQQQQNQLSVAQSHSALLQPSQHPEKKNKLVIKEKEKESQRERDSAEGGEGNTGPKETLPDALKAKEKKELATGGSSEPSMLPPRIASDARGNATKALLENFGFELVIQYNENKQKVQKKNGKTDQGENLEKLECDSCGKLFSNILILKSHQEHVHQNYFPFKQLERFAKQYRDHYDKLYPLRPQTPEPPPPPPPPPPPPLPAAPPQPASTPAIPASAPPITSPTIAPAQPSVPLTQLSMPMELPIFSPLMMQTMPLQTLPAQLPPQLGPVEPLPADLAQLYQHQLNPTLLQQQNKRPRTRITDDQLRVLRQYFDINNSPSEEQIKEMADKSGLPQKVIKHWFRNTLFKERQRNKDSPYNFSNPPITSLEELKIDSRPPSPEPPKQEYWGSKRSSRTRFTDYQLRVLQDFFDANAYPKDDEFEQLSNLLNLPTRVIVVWFQNARQKARKNYENQGEGKDGERRELTNDRYIRTSNLNYQCKKCSLVFQRIFDLIKHQKKLCYKDEDEEGQDDSQNEDSMDAMEILTPTSSSCSTPMPSQAYSAPTPSANNTASSAFLQLTAEAEELATFNSKTEAGDEKPKLAEAPSAQPNQTQEKQGQPKPELQQQEQPEQKTNTPQQKLPQLASLPSLPQPPPQAPPPQCPLPQSSPSPSQLSHLPLKPLHTSTPQQLANLPPQLIPYQCDQCKLAFPSFEHWQEHQQLHFLSAQNQFIHPQFLDRSLDMPFMLFDPSNPLLASQLLSGAIPQIPASSATSPSTPTSTMNTLKRKLEEKASASPGENDSGTGGEEPQRDKRLRTTITPEQLEILYQKYLLDSNPTRKMLDHIAHEVGLKKRVVQVWFQNTRARERKGQFRAVGPAQAHRRCPFCRALFKAKTALEAHIRSRHWHEAKRAGYNLTLSAMLLDCDGGLQMKGDIFDGTSFSHLPPSSSDGQGVPLSPVSKTMELSPRTLLSPSSIKVEGIEDFESPSMSSVNLNFDQTKLDNDDCSSVNTAITDTTTGDEGNADNDSATGIATETKSSSAPNEGLTKVAMMAMSEYEDRLSSGLVSPAPSFYSKEYDNEGTVDYSETSSLADPCSPSPGASGSAGKSGDSGDRPGQKRFRTQMTNLQLKVLKSCFNDYRTPTMLECEVLGNDIGLPKRVVQVWFQNARAKEKKSKLSMAKHFGINQTSYEGPKTECTLCGIKYSARLSVRDHIFSQQHISKVKDTIGSQLDKEKEYFDPATVRQLMAQQELDRIKKANEVLGLAAQQQGMFDNAPLQALNLPTAYPALQGIPPVLLPGLNSPSLPGFTPSNTALTSPKPNLMGLPSTTVPSPGLPTSGLPNKPSSASLSSPTPAQATMAMAPQQPPQQQQQPQVQQPPPPPAAQPPPTPQLPPQQQQQRKDKDSEKVKEKEKAHKGKGEPLPVPKKEKGEAPTATAATISAPLPTMEYAVDPAQLQALQAALTSDPTALLTSQFLPYFVPGFSPYYAPQIPGALQSGYLQPMYGMEGLFPYSPALSQALMGLSPGSLLQQYQQYQQSLQEAIQQQQQRQLQQQQQQQKVQQQQPKASQTPVPPGAASPDKDPAKESPKPEEQKNAPREVSPLLPKPPEEPEAESKSADSLYDPFIVPKVQYKLVCRKCQAGFGDEEAARSHLKSLCFFGQSVVNLQEMVLHVPTGGGGGGGGSGGGGGGGGGGSYHCLACESALCGEEALSQHLESALHKHRTITRAARNAKEHPSLLPHSACFPDPSTASTSQSAAHSNDSPPPPSAAAPSSASPHASRKSWPQVVSRASAAKPPSFPPLSSSSTVTSSSCSTSGVQPSMPTDDYSEESDTDLSQKSDGPASPVEGPKDPSCPKDSGLTSVGTDTFRL is encoded by the exons CATCGTCCAGCCAAGCAGAGAAGGAGCTGACAGATTCTCCTGCAACCTCCAAACGCATCTCCTTCCCAGGTAGCTCAGAGTCTCCCCTCTCTTCGAAGCGACCAAAAACAGCTGAGGAGATCAAACCGGAGCAG ATGTACCAGTGTCCCTACTGCAAGTATAGTAATGCCGACGTCAACCGGCTCCGGGTGCATGCCATGACGCAGCACTCGGTGCAACCCATGCTTCGCTGCCCCCTGTGCCAGGACATGCTCAACAACAAGATCCATCTCCAGCTGCACCTCACCCACCTCCACAGCGTGGCACCTGACTGCGTGGAGAAGCTCATTATGACG GTGACCACTCCCGAGATGGTGATGCCAAGCAGCATGTTCCTCCCAGCAGCTGTTCCAGATCGAGATGGGAATTCCAATTTGGAAGAGGCAGGAAAGCAGCCTG aaaccTCAGAGGATCTGGGAAAGAACATCTTGCCATCCGCGAGCACAGAGCAAAGCGGAGATTTGAAACCCTCCCCTGCTGACCCAGGCTCTGTGAGAGAAGACTCAGGCTTCCTCTGCTGGAAGAAGGGGTGCAACCAGGTTTTCAAAACTTCTGCTGCCCTTCAGACGCATTTCAATGAAGTGCATGCCAAGAGGCCTCAGCTGCCGGTGTCAGATCGCCATGTGTACAAGTACCGCTGTAATCAGTGTAGCCTGGCCTTCAAGACCATTGAAAAGTTGCAGCTCCATTCTCAGTACCATGTGATCAGAGCTGCCACCATGTGCTGTCTTTGTCAGCGCAGTTTCCGAACTTTCCAGGCTCTGAAGAAGCACCTCGAGACAAGCCACCTGGAGCTGAGTGAGGCTGACATCCAACAGCTTTATGGTGGCCTTCTGGCCAATGGGGACCTCCTGGCAATGGGAGACCCCACTCTGGCTGAGGACCATACCATAATTGTTGAGGAAGACAAGGAGGAAGAGAGCGACTTGGAAGATAAACAGAGCCCAACGGGCAGTGACTCTGGGTCAGTACAAGAAGACTCGGGCTCAGAGCCAAAGAGAGCTCTGCCTTTCAGAAAAGGTCCCAATTTTACTATGGAAAAGTTCCTAGACCCTTCTCGCCCTTACAAGTGTACTGTCTGCAAGGAATCTTTCACTCAAAAGAATATCCTGCTAGTACACTACAATTCTGTCTCCCACCTGCATAAGTTAAAGAGAGCCCTTCAAGAATCAGCAACTGGTCAGCCAGAGCCCACCAGCAGCCCGGACAACAAACCTTTTAAGTGTAACACTTGTAATGTGGCCTACAGCCAGAGTTCCACTCTGGAGATCCATATGAGGTCTGTGTTACATCAAACCAAGGCCCGGGCAGCCAAGCTGGAGGCTGCAAGTGGCAGCAGCAATGGGACTGGGAACAGCAGCAGTATTTCCTTGAGCTCCTCCACGCCAAGTCCTGTGAGCACCAGTGGCAGTAACACCTTTACCACCTCCAATCCAAGCAGTGCTGGCATTGCTCCAAGCTCTAACTTACTGAGCCAAGTGCCCACTGAGAGTGTAGGGATGCCACCCCTGGGGAATCCTATCGGTGCCAACATCGCTTCCCCTTCAGAGCCCAAAGAGGCCAATCGGAAGAAACTGGCAGATATGATTGCATCCaggcagcagcaacaacagcagcagcaacaacaacaacaacaagcacAAACGctggcccaggcccaggctcaAGTTCAAGCTCACCTGCAGCAGGAGCTGCAGCAACAGGCTGCCCTGATCCAGTCTCAGCTGTTTAACCCCACCCTCCTTCCTCACTTCCCCATGACAACCGAGACCCTGCTGCAactacagcagcagcagcacctcctcttccctttctacatCCCCAGTGCTGAGTTCCAGCTTAACCCCGAGGTGAGCTTGCCAGTGACCAGTGGGGCACTGACACTGACTGGGACAGGCCCAGGCCTGCTGGAAGATCTGAAGGCTCAGGTTCAGGTCCCACAGCAGAGCCATCAGCAGATCTTGCCACAGCAGCAGCAGAACCAACTCTCTGTAGCCCAGAGTCACTCTGCCCTCCTTCAGCCAAGCCAGCACcctgaaaagaagaacaaattggtcatcaaagaaaaggaaaaagaaagccagagagagagggacagtgCCGAGGGGGGAGAGGGCAACACCGGTCCGAAGGAAACACTGCCAGATGCCTTGAAGgccaaagagaagaaagagttgGCAACAGGGGGTAGTTCTGAGCCTTCTATGCTCCCTCCACGCATTGCTTCAGATGCCAGAGGGAACGCCACCAAGGCCCTGCTGGAGAACTTTGGCTTTGAGTTGGTCATTCAATATAATGAGAACAAGCAGAAGGTGCAGAAAAAGAATGGGAAGACTGACCAGGGGGAGAACCTGGAAAAGCTCGAGTGTGACTCCTGCGGCAAGTTATTttccaacatcttgattttaaaGAGTCATCAAGAGCACGTTCATCAGAATTACTTTCCTTTCAAACAGCTCGAGAGGTTTGCCAAACAGTACAGAGACCACTACGATAAACTGTACCCACTGAGGCCCCAGACCCCAGAGCCACCAccacctccccctccaccccctccacccccacttcCGGCAGCGCCGCCTCAGCCGGCGTCCACACCAGCCATCCCCGCATCAGCCCCACCCATCACCTCACCTACAATTGCACCCGCCCAGCCGTCAGTGCCGCTCACCCAGCTCTCCATGCCCATGGAGCTGCCCATCTTCTCGCCGCTGATGATGCAGACGATGCCGCTGCAGACCTTGCCGGCTCAGCTACCCCCGCAGCTGGGACCTGTGGAGCCTCTGCCTGCGGACCTGGCCCAACTCTACCAGCATCAGCTCAATCCAACCCTGCTCCAGCAGCAGAACAAGAGGCCTCGCACCAGGATCACAGATGATCAGCTCCGAGTCTTGCGGCAATATTTTGACATTAACAACTCCCCCAGTGAAGAGCAAATCAAAGAGATGGCAGACAAGTCCGGGTTGCCCCAGAAAGTGATCAAGCACTGGTTCAGGAACACTCTCTTCAAAGAGAGGCAGCGTAACAAGGACTCCCCTTACAACTTCAGTAATCCTCCTATCACCAGCCTGGAGGAGCTCAAGATTGACTCCCGGCCCCCTTCGCCGGAACCTCCAAAGCAGGAGTACTGGGGAAGCAAGAGGTCTTCAAGAACAAGGTTTACAGACTACCAGCTGAGGGTCTTACAGGACTTCTTCGATGCCAATGCTTACCCAAAGGATGATGAATTTGAGCAACTCTCTAATTTACTGAACCTTCCAACCCGAGTTATAGTGGTGTGGTTTCAGAATGCCCGACAGAAAGCCAGGAAGAATTATGAGAATCAGGGAGAGGGCAAAGATGGAGAGCGGCGTGAGCTTACAAACGATAGATACATTCGAACAAGCAACTTGAACTACCAGTGCAAAAAATGCAGCCTGGTGTTTCAGCGCATCTTTGATCTCATCAAGCACCAGAAGAAGCTGTGTTACAAGGATGAGGATGAGGAGGGGCAGGACGACAGCCAAAATGAGGATTCCATGGATGCCATGGAAATCCTGACGCCTACCAGCTCGTCCTGCAGTACCCCGATGCCCTCACAGGCTTACAGCGCCCCAACACCATCAGCCAATAATACAGCTTCCTCCGCTTTCTTGCAGCTTACAGCGGAGGCTGAGGAACTGGCCACCTTCAATTCAAAAACAGAGGCAGGCGATGAGAAACCAAAGCTGGCGGAAGCTCCCAGTGCACAGCCAAACCAAACCCAAGAAAAGCAAGGACAACCAAAGCCAGAGCTGCAGCAGCAAGAGCAGCCCGAGCAGAAGACCAACACTCCCCAGCAGAAGCTCCCCCAGCTGGCGTCCCTGCCTTCGTTGCCACAGCCTCCTCCACAAGCGCCCCCTCCGCAGTGCCCCTTACCCCAGTCGAGCCCCAGTCCTTCCCAGCTCTCTCACCTGCCCCTCAAGCCCCTCCACACATCAACTCCTCAACAGCTCGCAAACCTACCTCCTCAGCTAATCCCCTACCAGTGTGACCAGTGTAAGTTGGCATTTCCGTCATTTGAGCACTGGCAGGAGCATCAGCAGCTCCACTTCCTGAGTGCGCAGAACCAGTTCATCCACCCCCAGTTTTTGGACAGGTCCCTGGATATGCCTTTCATGCTCTTTGATCCCAGTAACCCACTCCTGGCCAGCCAGCTGCTCTCTGGGGCCATACCTCAGATTCCAGCAAGCTCAGCCACTTCTCCTTCAACTCCAACCTCCACGATGAACACTCTCAAGAGGAAGCTGGAGGAAAAGGCCAGTGCAAGCCCTGGCGAAAATGACAGTGGGACGGGAGGAGAAGAGCCTCAGAGAGACAAGCGTTTGAGAACAACCATCACACCAGAACAACTAGAAATTCTCTACCAGAAGTATCTACTGGATTCCAATCCAACTCGAAAGATGTTGGATCACATTGCACACGAGGTGGGCTTGAAGAAACGTGTGGTACAAGTCTGGTTTCAGAACACCCGAGCTCGGGAAAGGAAAGGACAGTTCCGGGCTGTAGGCCCAGCGCAGGCCCACAGGAGATGCCCTTTTTGCAGGGCGCTCTTCAAAGCCAAGACTGCTCTCGAGGCTCATATCCGGTCCCGTCACTGGCATGAAGCCAAGAGAGCTGGCTACAACCTAACTCTGTCTGCGATGCTCTTAGACTGTGATGGGGGACTTCAGATGAAAGGAGATATTTTTGACGGAACTAGCTTTTCCCACCTACCCCCAAGCAGTAGTGATGGTCAGGGTGTCCCCCTCTCACCTGTGAGTAAAACCATGGAATTGTCGCCCAGAACTCTTCTAAGCCCTTCCTCCATTAAGGTGGAAGGGATTGAAGACTTTGAAAGCCCCTCCATGTCCTCAGTTAATCTAAACTTTGACCAAACTAAGCTGGACAACGATGACTGTTCCTCTGTCAACACAGCAATCACAGATACCACAACTGGAGATGAGGGCAACGCAGATAATGACAGTGCAACGGGAATAGCAACTGAAACCAAATCCTCTTCTGCACCCAACGAAGGGTTGACCAAAGTGGCCATGATGGCAATGTCTGAGTATGAAGATCGGTTGTCATCTGGTCTGGTCAGCCCAGCCCCGAGCTTTTATAGCAAGGAATATGACAATGAAGGTACGGTGGACTACAGTGAAACCTCAAGCCTTGCAGACCCCTGCTCCCCGAGTCCTGGTGCGAGTGGATCTGCAGGCAAATCTGGTGACAGCGGGGATCGGCCTGGGCAGAAACGTTTTCGCACTCAAATGACCAatctgcagctgaaggtcctcaAGTCATGCTTTAATGACTACAGGACACCCACTATGCTAGAATGTGAGGTCCTGGGCAATGACATTGGACTGCCAAAGAGAGTCGTTCAGGTCTGGTTCCAGAATGCCcgagcaaaagaaaagaagtccaAGTTAAGCATGGCCAAGCATTTTGGTATAAACCAAACGAGTTATGAGGGACCCAAAACAGAGTGCACTTTGTGTGGCATCAAGTACAGCGCTCGGCTGTCTGTACGTGACCATATCTTTTCCCAACAGCATATCTCCAAAGTTAAAGACACCATTGGAAGCCAGTTGGACAAGGAGAAAGAATACTTTGACCCAGCCACCGTACGTCAGTTGATGGCTCAACAAGAGTTGGACCGGATTAAAAAGGCCAACGAGGTCCTTGGACTGGCAGCTCAGCAGCAAGGGATGTTTGACAACGCCCCTCTTCAGGCCCTTAACCTTCCTACAGCATATCCAGCGCTCCAGGGCATTCCTCCTGTGTTGCTCCCGGGCCTCAACAGCCCCTCCTTGCCAGGCTTTACTCCATCCAACACAG CTTTAACGTCTCCTAAGCCGAACTTGATGGGTCTGCCCAGCACAACTGTTCCTTCCCCTGGCCTCCCCACATCTGGATTACCAAATAAACCGTCCTCAGCGTCGCTGAGCTCCCCAACCCCAGCACAAGCCACCATGGCGATGGCCCCTCAGCAACccccccagcagcagcagcagccacaggTGCAGCAGCCTCCCCCGCCGCCAGCAGCCCAGCCGCCACCCACACCACAGCTCCCAccgcaacagcagcagcaacgcAAGGACAAAGACAGTGAGAAagtaaaggagaaggaaaaggcacACAAAGGGAAAGGGGAACCCCTGCCTGTCCccaagaaggagaaaggagaggccCCCACGGCAACTGCAGCCACGATCTCAGCCCCGCTGCCCACCATGGAGTATGCGGTAGACCCTGCACAGCTGCAGGCCCTGCAGGCCGCGTTGACTTCGGACCCCACAGCATTGCTCACGAGCCAGTTCCTTCCTTACTTTGTACCAGGCTTTTCTCCTTATTATGCTCCCCAGATCCCTGGCGCCCTGCAGAGCGGGTACCTGCAGCCTATGTATGGCATGGAAGGCCTGTTCCCCTACAGCCCTGCACTGTCGCAGGCCCTGATGGGGCTGTCCCCAGGCTCCCTACTGCAGCAGTACCAGCAATACCAGCAGAGTCTGCAGGAGGCaattcagcagcagcagcagcggcaactacagcagcagcagcagcagcaaaaagtgcagcagcagcagcccaaaGCAAGCCAAACCCCAGTCCCCCCGGGGGCTGCTTCCCCAGACAAAGACCCTGCCAAAGAATCCCCCAAACCAGAAGAACAGAAAAACGCCCCCCGTGAGGTGTCCCCCCTCCTGCCGAAACCCCCTGAAGAGCCAGAAGCAGAAAGCAAAAGTGCGGACTCCCTCTACGACCCCTTCATTGTTCCAAAGGTGCAGTACAAGTTGGTCTGCCGCAAGTGCCAGGCGGGCTTCGGCGACGAGGAGGCGGCGAGGAGCCACCTGAAGTCCCTCTGCTTCTTCGGCCAGTCTGTGGTGAACCTGCAAGAGATGGTGCTTCACGTCCCcaccggcggcggcggcggcggcggcggcagtggcggtggtggcggtggcggcggcggcggctcgtACCACTGCCTGGCGTGCGAGAGCGCGCTCTGTGGGGAGGAAGCTCTGAGTCAACATCTCGAGTCGGCCTTGCACAAACACAGAACAATCACGAGAGCAGCAAGAAACGCCAAAGAGCACCCTAGTTTATTACCTCACTCTGCCTGCTTCCCCGATCCTAGCACCGCATCTACCTCGCAGTCTGCCGCTCACTCAAACGACAGCCCCCCTCCCCCGTCGGCCGCCGCCCCCTCCTCCGCTTCCCCCCATGCCTCCAGGAAGTCTTGGCCGCAAGTGGTCTCCCGGGCTTCGGCAGCGAAGcccccttcttttcctcctctctcctcatcTTCAACGGTTACCTCAAGTTCATGCAGCACCTCAGGGGTTCAGCCCTCGATGCCAACAGACGACTATTCGGAGGAGTCTGACACGGATCTCAGCCAAAAGTCCGACGGACCGGCGAGCCCGGTGGAGGGTCCCAAAGACCCCAGCTGCCCCAAGGACAGTGGTCTGACCAGTGTAGGAACGGACACCTTCAGATTGTAA